A window from Candidatus Saganbacteria bacterium encodes these proteins:
- the rpmE gene encoding 50S ribosomal protein L31 yields the protein MKEGIHPKYFKTKASCACGAEYEIGSTKENIRVDICSACHPLFTGKQKLLDTEGRVQKFTKKYAGVKVVKKAPQKKRVAKARSKAAAKKSTAKK from the coding sequence ATGAAAGAGGGAATCCACCCGAAATACTTCAAGACTAAAGCGAGCTGCGCTTGCGGCGCCGAATACGAAATAGGCTCAACAAAAGAGAATATCCGCGTCGACATCTGCTCTGCCTGCCACCCACTTTTCACGGGAAAGCAGAAGCTCCTTGATACTGAAGGCCGCGTCCAGAAGTTCACCAAGAAATATGCCGGCGTCAAAGTCGTTAAAAAAGCTCCGCAAAAAAAACGCGTTGCAAAAGCAAGGTCCAAAGCCGCCGCAAAAAAATCCACAGCGAAAAAGTAA